GAATGAAAAATATGAACAACGAACAAGTATTACAAGTAACGAAAAGCGACTTCTTAGGATCAGCAAGCGGAGCAGTAGTATTAACAGCATTAATCGTATTTCTTTCAAGTGTATTAGTATAATAGAAGTTTTGTAATAAAAATAAGAGAAGGGAGAATGAAAAATATGAACAACGCACAAGTATTACAAGTAACGAAAGGCGACTTCTTAGGATCAGCAAGCGGAGCAGTAGTATTAACAGCATTAATCGTATTTCTTTCAAGTGTATTAGTATAATAGAAGTTTTATAATAAAAATAAGAGAAGGGAGAATGAGGAAGATGAACAATGAACAATTATTGCAAGTAACAAAAATGGATATTTTAGGATCAGCAAGTGGAGCAGCCGTCTTAACAGCGTTTATTGTATTCCTTACAAATATATTAGTATGATAAATATTGATAAAAAGAAGTTCTTATATAAGATACATACCATTATTCTAAAAAAATAAAGACTCTAGCATATTATAAATAGTTAATATGTTAGGGTCTTTTTTATTTGTCCCTCATAATATTTCCTCACGTATCGTTATCATCTTGTTAGTTCAAAGAGAAAAAAGTCGAATTTTATATGTAAGAAAAAAAGAGGAATTTGACAGAAAAGATAGAAAATTTTAAATGTCAGAAATTTGTTAGCTTGCTAACTAATTTTATTGTCGATAACTGGAAGCGTTTTCGAATGGGTCTGAATATGTAACATTTAATCTATTTACAGGGGGATGAGCAATTTATGAAACAAAAATCTATGGATACGTTAGCTGCACAAATGGAGGATTTCTTTCCAGTACGTGATGTCGATCATTTAGAGTTTTATGTAGGAAATGCAAAACAATCAAGTTATTACCTTGCACGAGCGTTTGGATTCAAAATTGTAGCTTATTCTGGATTGGAAACAGGAAATCGTGAAAAGGTATCTTATGTTCTCGTGCAAAAAAACATGCGTTTTGTTGTGTCTGGAACTTTAAGTAGTGAGAGTCGTATTGCGGAGTTTGTAAAGACTCATGGCGACGGAGTAAAAGATGTTGCATTACTTGTTGATGATGTTGATAAAGCTTATTCAGAAGCAGTGAAACGGGGTGCTGTTGCAATTGCGCCACCTGAAGAGTTAACAGATGAGCATGGTACATTGAAAAAGGCGGTTATTGGTACGTATGGTGATACAATTCATACGCTTGTAGAGCGTAAAAATTATAAAGGAACATTTATGCCAGGGTTTCAAAAGGCAGAGTTTGATATTCCATCTGAAGAATCCGGTTTAATTGCTGTAGACCATGTAGTTGGTAATGTTGAAAAAATGGAAGAATGGGTGAGCTATTACGAGAATGTAATGGGCTTTAAACAAATGATTCATTTTGATGATGATGATATTAGTACGGAGTATTCTGCGTTAATGTCAAAAGTTATG
The DNA window shown above is from Bacillus clarus and carries:
- a CDS encoding DUF3948 family protein is translated as MNNEQLLQVTKMDILGSASGAAVLTAFIVFLTNILV
- the hppD gene encoding 4-hydroxyphenylpyruvate dioxygenase, which codes for MKQKSMDTLAAQMEDFFPVRDVDHLEFYVGNAKQSSYYLARAFGFKIVAYSGLETGNREKVSYVLVQKNMRFVVSGTLSSESRIAEFVKTHGDGVKDVALLVDDVDKAYSEAVKRGAVAIAPPEELTDEHGTLKKAVIGTYGDTIHTLVERKNYKGTFMPGFQKAEFDIPSEESGLIAVDHVVGNVEKMEEWVSYYENVMGFKQMIHFDDDDISTEYSALMSKVMTNGSRIKFPINEPADGKRKSQIQEYLEFYNGAGVQHLALLTNDIVKTIEALRANGVEFLDTPDTYYDELTARVGEIDEEIDKLKELKILVDRDDEGYLLQIFTKPIVDRPTLFIEIIQRKGSRGFGEGNFKALFESIEREQERRGNL
- a CDS encoding DUF3948 family protein, which gives rise to MKNMNNAQVLQVTKGDFLGSASGAVVLTALIVFLSSVLV
- a CDS encoding DUF3948 family protein, translating into MKNMNNEQVLQVTKSDFLGSASGAVVLTALIVFLSSVLV